The Mycolicibacterium mageritense genome contains a region encoding:
- a CDS encoding TROVE domain-containing protein: protein MDILKTINVRWTPQSRAAKPEQVRNAAGGYTFSVDDWARVHRFLTLGTDGGTYYTGDRELTRDNADVVLRAAAADPVGLVNRIVEVSEAGRAPKANPALFALAIAASAEDVDGRRAALAALPRVARTGTHLFLFAGYVEQFRGWGPTLRRAVGAWYTDRPVDQLAYQLVKYRQRGGWSHRDLLRLASPGGIVDPARRMAVNWAVGKGLGDYAEAPVRLTGAELKAGRRSAVRPVLQTEVVPGELAIIADFEAAQAASTAAEWVGIVERGNGVPWEMLPDAALAEPAVWEALIARGMPQTALMRQLPRLTRLGLLSGAVGETVAAQLADADRLSRARVHPVNVLVAQRTYASGQGARGQGSWTPVARISDALDAAFYAAYGAVRPAGKRTLLALDISGSMGMRVSGLPVTCREASAALAMVTAATEPQHRIIGFTAGSRGYPDTAVTELDISPRRRLDDVCRYTAGLPMGATDCALPMVWARKHRVKVDTFHIYTDNETWYGDIHPQQALERYRQKMGIDARLVVVAMTATGNSIADPADPRQLDISGFDSAVPTLLADFSRGDI, encoded by the coding sequence ATGGACATTCTGAAGACGATCAACGTGCGCTGGACGCCACAGTCGCGTGCCGCGAAGCCGGAGCAGGTGCGCAATGCCGCTGGTGGCTACACCTTTTCGGTCGATGACTGGGCCCGGGTGCACCGTTTCCTCACCCTGGGTACCGATGGAGGCACCTACTACACGGGCGACCGCGAGCTGACCCGGGACAACGCCGACGTCGTGCTGCGGGCCGCCGCGGCCGACCCGGTTGGCCTGGTGAACCGCATCGTCGAGGTGTCGGAGGCCGGCCGGGCGCCCAAGGCCAACCCGGCCCTGTTCGCGCTGGCGATCGCGGCCTCTGCCGAGGACGTCGACGGCCGGCGGGCGGCGCTGGCTGCGCTGCCGCGGGTGGCGCGCACCGGAACCCATCTGTTCCTGTTCGCCGGTTACGTCGAGCAGTTCCGCGGGTGGGGCCCGACGCTGCGTCGCGCGGTCGGTGCGTGGTACACCGATCGGCCTGTCGATCAGCTGGCCTACCAGCTGGTGAAGTACCGGCAGCGTGGTGGCTGGAGCCACCGTGACCTGTTGCGGCTGGCCAGCCCGGGCGGGATCGTCGATCCGGCCCGTCGGATGGCGGTCAACTGGGCCGTGGGCAAGGGTCTCGGTGACTACGCCGAGGCGCCCGTGCGGTTGACCGGTGCCGAGCTCAAGGCGGGACGGCGCAGCGCTGTTCGGCCGGTGCTCCAGACCGAGGTCGTGCCCGGCGAGTTGGCCATCATCGCTGACTTCGAGGCCGCGCAGGCGGCGTCGACGGCAGCGGAGTGGGTCGGCATCGTCGAGCGGGGCAACGGTGTGCCGTGGGAGATGCTGCCCGACGCGGCGCTGGCCGAGCCGGCGGTGTGGGAGGCGCTCATCGCCCGCGGGATGCCGCAGACGGCGCTGATGCGTCAGCTGCCGCGGCTGACCCGGCTCGGGCTGCTGTCCGGCGCGGTCGGCGAGACCGTGGCGGCGCAGCTGGCCGACGCCGATCGGCTGTCGCGGGCCCGAGTGCACCCCGTGAACGTCCTTGTGGCGCAGCGTACCTACGCTTCCGGGCAGGGTGCGCGGGGCCAGGGCTCGTGGACGCCCGTCGCGCGGATCTCCGATGCGCTCGACGCCGCGTTCTACGCGGCCTACGGCGCGGTGCGGCCGGCAGGCAAGCGGACACTGCTGGCACTCGACATCTCGGGTTCGATGGGAATGCGCGTGTCGGGCCTGCCGGTGACGTGCCGGGAGGCGTCGGCGGCGCTGGCCATGGTGACCGCGGCCACCGAGCCGCAGCACCGCATCATCGGGTTCACCGCGGGCAGCCGGGGTTACCCGGACACTGCGGTGACCGAGCTGGATATCAGCCCGCGGCGTCGACTCGACGACGTGTGCCGGTACACGGCCGGGTTGCCGATGGGTGCGACGGACTGCGCGCTGCCGATGGTCTGGGCGCGCAAGCACCGGGTGAAGGTGGACACGTTCCACATCTACACCGACAACGAGACCTGGTACGGAGACATCCATCCGCAACAGGCGCTGGAGCGGTACCGCCAGAAGATGGGAATCGACGCGCGGCTCGTGGTGGTGGCAATGACCGCGACCGGCAACTCGATCGCCGATCCGGCTGACCCGCGCCAGCTCGACATCTCCGGGTTCGACTCGGCGGTGCCGACGCTGCTCGCGGATTTCTCGCGCGGCGACATCTAG
- a CDS encoding cutinase family protein, which yields MRKSGLAGLIAVAAAATSVVHSSAIPAAQAAPCPDAEVIFARGTTELPGVGPTGDAFVESLRSQISPKSLNVYAVDYPATTDFPTAVQGIADARARIVSTATNCPQTKMVLGGFSQGAAVMGFVTASVVPDGVSPADVPAPMPPEIADHVVAVALFGKPSTRFMKVLNDPPVVVGPDYVTKSVDLCVDNDLVCDPAGRSFAAHNTYSEAGLVTQGATFVAQKLQASWATDAARAATPGAPTPSPTPTPAPLSRPVAVVQPPAEHVGSPAPVLPGPAPLPAPVAPAAPQPVAPLA from the coding sequence GTGCGTAAATCTGGTCTCGCCGGTTTGATCGCCGTCGCGGCAGCGGCAACGTCCGTGGTGCACAGCTCGGCCATCCCGGCCGCGCAGGCCGCCCCATGCCCGGACGCCGAGGTGATATTCGCCCGTGGCACCACCGAACTGCCGGGCGTCGGTCCCACCGGCGATGCGTTCGTCGAATCGCTGCGTTCGCAGATCAGCCCGAAATCGCTGAACGTGTACGCCGTCGATTACCCCGCCACCACCGATTTCCCGACCGCCGTGCAAGGAATTGCCGACGCACGCGCTCGCATTGTTTCCACGGCCACGAATTGTCCGCAGACCAAAATGGTGCTCGGCGGATTCTCGCAGGGCGCGGCGGTCATGGGCTTCGTCACCGCCAGCGTCGTCCCCGACGGAGTTTCGCCCGCGGATGTGCCTGCGCCCATGCCGCCGGAGATCGCCGACCACGTGGTGGCCGTGGCGCTGTTCGGCAAGCCGTCGACGCGGTTCATGAAGGTGCTCAACGATCCGCCGGTCGTGGTGGGCCCCGACTACGTCACCAAGTCCGTCGATCTGTGTGTCGACAACGACCTGGTGTGCGATCCGGCGGGCCGCAGTTTCGCGGCGCACAACACGTATTCGGAGGCCGGCCTCGTCACCCAGGGCGCGACATTCGTCGCGCAGAAACTGCAGGCCAGCTGGGCCACGGACGCTGCCCGCGCCGCCACACCGGGAGCGCCGACCCCGTCGCCGACCCCCACTCCGGCGCCGCTGTCCAGGCCGGTCGCCGTGGTGCAGCCGCCGGCCGAGCATGTGGGTTCACCGGCGCCGGTGCTGCCCGGGCCTGCGCCGCTTCCGGCTCCCGTCGCCCCCGCTGCGCCCCAGCCGGTCGCCCCGCTCGCCTGA
- a CDS encoding MSMEG_1198 family transcriptional regulator yields MDRGLRILVASPLGRIVAPSVAAAFPAWEIDVAEDRESVRRQVIGRVRFDVVIADLVWNNPELEFTFDGLDVIDVLHEANRLAPVILARQGHSMELDLLDEARLRPEVVSVFHKSAGTGELPALIRDAAVGKSHPTPPASRKPPLYELFRGRKGQTAGRMAGAIAAGRASDSATLATAAGVGVNTATKVATHYLGPIIRQRGEHDPTVPLTLPAVYRWCGLHARYLVSWCRRNGHVEVLGFGR; encoded by the coding sequence ATGGATCGCGGCCTGCGCATTCTGGTTGCGTCCCCACTGGGACGCATCGTCGCGCCGTCAGTGGCTGCCGCGTTTCCGGCGTGGGAGATCGACGTCGCCGAGGATCGCGAGTCCGTGCGCCGCCAGGTCATCGGCCGGGTGCGGTTCGATGTCGTGATCGCCGATCTGGTGTGGAACAACCCGGAACTGGAGTTCACGTTCGACGGCCTCGACGTGATCGACGTGTTGCACGAGGCAAATCGGCTGGCGCCGGTGATCCTTGCGCGGCAGGGCCATTCCATGGAACTCGATCTGCTCGACGAGGCGCGCTTGCGGCCCGAAGTGGTGTCGGTGTTCCACAAGTCGGCGGGTACCGGCGAGCTGCCTGCGTTGATCCGGGACGCCGCCGTCGGGAAGTCCCACCCCACTCCGCCGGCGTCCCGCAAGCCTCCGCTGTACGAGTTGTTCCGGGGACGCAAGGGACAGACGGCAGGACGCATGGCCGGTGCCATCGCCGCGGGCCGAGCTTCCGACAGTGCCACGTTGGCCACGGCCGCCGGCGTTGGCGTCAACACCGCAACCAAGGTGGCGACGCACTATCTGGGTCCGATCATCCGGCAGCGCGGCGAGCATGACCCGACGGTGCCGTTGACCCTGCCCGCGGTCTATCGGTGGTGTGGTCTGCACGCCCGCTATCTCGTGAGCTGGTGCCGGCGCAACGGCCATGTCGAAGTGCTGGGGTTCGGTCGCTGA
- a CDS encoding DMT family transporter — MAHVSRGLSALADRPVTATAVGALGVSTSGLFVALSATSPGTASFFRCVFALPLLVPLALAERRRRGAPTARQHGWAAGAGVLFAADALLWTQAIYEVGVGLSAVLVNTQVVMVPLLARVIDREPLSARFVSLLPVVVLGTVLTGGVFETGVTGTAPVAGTVHSALAALCYSVFLFLLRRGGPDRPPVQSYVTIMVSAAGAAVLGGALWGGVTLAPGWGPAGWLVLTAICGQVLGWLLVALGSPLLRVEVGSALLLLTPVAALVLAAVVLGQIPSALQVTGCVLILGSAYLITARPT; from the coding sequence ATGGCCCACGTCAGCCGAGGATTGTCCGCGCTGGCGGACCGACCTGTCACGGCCACAGCGGTGGGCGCGCTCGGGGTGTCGACGTCGGGATTGTTCGTGGCGTTGTCGGCCACGTCGCCTGGCACGGCATCGTTCTTCCGGTGTGTGTTCGCCCTGCCCTTGCTGGTTCCGCTCGCGCTGGCCGAACGACGCCGCCGCGGCGCACCGACCGCTCGTCAACACGGGTGGGCGGCAGGCGCCGGAGTGCTGTTCGCGGCCGACGCGCTGTTGTGGACCCAGGCGATCTACGAGGTGGGTGTCGGGCTGTCCGCCGTGCTGGTAAACACGCAGGTGGTGATGGTGCCGCTGCTCGCGCGGGTGATCGACCGCGAGCCGCTGAGCGCTCGGTTCGTTTCACTGTTGCCGGTAGTGGTGCTCGGCACGGTGCTCACCGGCGGCGTCTTCGAGACCGGGGTGACCGGGACGGCACCCGTCGCCGGAACCGTGCATTCGGCGTTGGCGGCACTGTGCTATTCGGTGTTCCTGTTCCTGCTCCGACGCGGCGGGCCGGACCGGCCGCCGGTCCAGTCGTACGTCACCATCATGGTGTCCGCCGCGGGCGCGGCCGTGCTCGGCGGCGCGCTGTGGGGTGGCGTCACGCTCGCACCCGGCTGGGGTCCGGCGGGATGGCTTGTGCTGACGGCGATCTGCGGGCAGGTATTGGGCTGGTTGCTCGTCGCGCTGGGCAGCCCGTTGCTCCGAGTGGAAGTCGGCTCGGCGCTGCTGTTGTTGACACCGGTCGCCGCGCTCGTGCTGGCCGCGGTGGTCCTCGGCCAGATCCCGTCGGCGTTGCAGGTGACGGGGTGTGTCCTGATCCTTGGCAGTGCCTACCTGATCACGGCGCGGCCTACTTGA
- a CDS encoding DEAD/DEAH box helicase, whose translation MDRADPTDLIRRAEGILADIGKLRVEVAAQIRTGADDLVSRALQSAPIDSLRPYLAPGARIGGLANSQFRTVAEIHTVPARILTQVPGVDIATAQAVQAAAQAQADHFRSRVHPRLDPERDTALLTNLLALARVDAPVKQLRRQLPRVRIRGTGPRHTREPQVAAEPDPAADKVIELIDRIEEARSAESDVWATYRSDPAPIDRLLNEFASGTTDVDAEHGFVGADVAAEAEQTNLDRSLLRTQLRGYQLFGAQYALTRQRVLLCDELGLGKTVQALAVAAHLAAADKQRHILVVCPANLSIHWAEEATKHTALTPIEIRGSQREARLAEWKVNGGLAIVTFTTLQRVKLPERPNLVIVDEAHLLRDPKSDRARAVRNVLTSEDRVVFLSGVPMHNRIDGFRNLVDFLQPDVAGKVAPNAGSRGSIAFRRAVDRVYLRRDYRDVVDELPLRVSTDEWVRFAGTDRERYRRAVGSGNFTAIRQGAWPSGSPEPAAKLDRLIELTAEAHINGAKVVVFSQFAPVLAVIRKALSGSIFGPLDETVPDRQALVDEFATHPGQATLLAHIDAGPLDLHRLSAALVVIVAEPHWRPRTERQVIGRTQRISELHTVRVYRLLARGSIDEPLRRLSVDKDAAPPHQDELVRAEQERLRR comes from the coding sequence ATGGATCGCGCCGACCCCACCGACCTGATCCGCCGAGCCGAGGGCATTCTCGCGGACATCGGCAAACTCCGCGTGGAAGTCGCCGCCCAGATCCGCACCGGCGCCGACGACTTGGTGTCGCGGGCCTTGCAGTCGGCACCGATCGACAGCCTGCGTCCGTACCTGGCCCCGGGAGCCCGCATCGGCGGGCTGGCCAACTCGCAGTTTCGCACCGTCGCCGAGATCCACACCGTGCCCGCCCGCATCCTCACGCAGGTGCCCGGGGTCGACATCGCGACGGCGCAGGCCGTACAGGCCGCCGCCCAGGCTCAGGCCGACCACTTCCGCTCCAGGGTGCACCCACGGCTGGATCCCGAACGCGACACCGCGCTGCTGACCAACCTGCTCGCTCTCGCCCGTGTCGACGCACCGGTCAAGCAGTTGCGCCGCCAACTGCCCCGGGTGCGGATCCGCGGCACCGGACCGCGTCACACGCGCGAACCGCAAGTGGCTGCGGAGCCGGATCCCGCCGCCGACAAGGTCATCGAGCTGATCGACCGCATCGAGGAGGCCCGCAGCGCCGAATCCGACGTATGGGCCACCTACCGGTCCGACCCCGCACCCATCGACCGGCTACTGAACGAATTCGCGTCAGGTACAACCGATGTCGATGCCGAACATGGCTTCGTCGGCGCCGACGTCGCGGCGGAGGCAGAGCAGACCAACCTCGACCGTTCGCTGCTGCGCACGCAATTGCGCGGCTACCAACTGTTCGGCGCGCAGTACGCCCTGACCCGGCAGCGGGTTCTGCTGTGCGACGAACTGGGCCTGGGCAAAACCGTGCAGGCGCTCGCGGTCGCGGCCCACCTGGCCGCAGCCGACAAGCAGCGTCACATCCTGGTGGTCTGCCCGGCGAACCTGAGCATCCACTGGGCCGAGGAGGCCACCAAGCACACCGCGCTCACCCCCATCGAGATCCGCGGGAGTCAACGCGAGGCCCGGCTTGCCGAGTGGAAAGTCAACGGCGGCTTGGCGATTGTCACGTTCACCACGCTGCAGCGCGTCAAGCTGCCCGAACGGCCGAACCTGGTGATCGTCGACGAGGCGCACCTGCTGCGCGACCCGAAGTCCGACCGCGCCAGGGCCGTGCGCAACGTGCTGACGTCGGAGGATCGCGTCGTGTTCCTGTCCGGTGTGCCGATGCACAACCGGATCGACGGCTTCCGCAACCTCGTCGACTTCCTGCAACCCGACGTCGCAGGCAAGGTCGCCCCGAACGCCGGATCACGCGGTTCCATCGCGTTCCGCCGCGCGGTGGACCGGGTGTACCTGCGCCGGGATTACCGCGACGTCGTCGACGAACTGCCACTACGGGTCTCGACGGACGAATGGGTGCGGTTCGCCGGTACCGATCGGGAACGCTACCGGCGCGCGGTCGGCAGCGGGAACTTCACCGCGATCCGGCAGGGGGCGTGGCCGTCGGGTTCACCCGAGCCCGCCGCGAAACTCGACCGCCTGATCGAGCTCACCGCCGAGGCCCACATCAACGGTGCCAAGGTCGTGGTGTTCTCGCAGTTTGCCCCGGTACTCGCGGTGATTCGGAAAGCGCTGTCCGGCAGCATCTTCGGACCGCTCGACGAAACCGTTCCGGACCGCCAGGCGCTGGTCGACGAATTCGCCACCCACCCTGGCCAGGCCACCCTGCTCGCCCACATCGACGCCGGCCCCCTTGATCTGCACCGGCTGTCGGCCGCGCTCGTCGTGATCGTCGCCGAACCACACTGGCGGCCACGCACCGAACGACAGGTCATCGGGCGCACCCAGCGGATCAGCGAGCTGCACACCGTGCGGGTGTACCGACTGCTGGCCAGGGGCAGCATCGACGAGCCGCTGCGCAGGCTTTCGGTAGACAAAGACGCCGCGCCGCCGCATCAGGACGAGCTGGTGCGAGCCGAGCAGGAACGGTTGCGGCGGTAG
- a CDS encoding vWA domain-containing protein: MSRKAKKPHPPSNLDIAGQVLRAHPAFRRLMREPTAAGPNTLQLSSTDFAVVSASGLLYVNTERRLEPAEWQWVLAHALLHLGLGHAHCATERQPPLPDAVTVAVACVEVNRFLEGLDIGRPPMLLPEMPRDDRGVLERRWRRDGVPDEFRGIGTTAVGSDFRHTQCTHHHGHHPGWEHVFAAGLADAVTHAVDVAGGADAESGLRRQVWDRALSWFVSSYPLLGGIASGMRIVADSAVARSAEISVAAVDPGLGEIYINPHVALDEDEWRFVLAHEMLHAALRHTDRIGRRDPYLFNVACDYVINGWLIEMQVGAMPAGALHDAALAGLTAEEVYDRIVTDLRRLRRLATMGGKGKPDMLPHSLPGRINDGTGLDEFYRRALLTGFDYQTGLGRGLLPAGLVEEIKALLQPPLPWDAKLAQWFEEFVPAAQPIHSYARPSRRQTASPDIPRPGRYLPGELAARATFGVVLDTSASMDRRLLGKALGAIASYAASRDVVAARVVYCDAAPYDAGYLSPDDLAGRVRLSGRGGTVLQPAITLLENAEDFPAAAPVLVITDGWCDPLRIRREHAYLVPQGAQLPFQPRGPVFVFK, from the coding sequence ATGAGTCGCAAGGCGAAAAAGCCGCACCCGCCGAGCAACCTCGACATCGCAGGTCAGGTGCTGCGGGCACATCCGGCGTTCCGCAGGCTCATGCGGGAACCGACCGCGGCCGGGCCGAACACCCTGCAGTTGTCGTCGACCGACTTCGCCGTGGTGAGCGCATCCGGGTTGCTGTACGTCAACACCGAGCGGCGGCTGGAGCCCGCCGAATGGCAGTGGGTGCTGGCCCACGCTCTGCTGCATCTCGGTCTCGGGCACGCCCACTGCGCTACTGAGCGTCAGCCTCCGCTTCCGGACGCCGTGACCGTCGCAGTCGCCTGCGTCGAAGTCAACCGGTTCCTCGAAGGGTTGGACATCGGTCGTCCGCCGATGTTGCTGCCCGAGATGCCACGTGACGACCGGGGCGTGCTGGAACGGCGGTGGCGTCGCGACGGCGTGCCCGACGAGTTTCGCGGGATCGGCACGACTGCCGTGGGTTCCGACTTCCGGCACACGCAGTGCACGCACCACCATGGGCACCATCCCGGTTGGGAACACGTCTTCGCCGCAGGCCTGGCCGACGCGGTGACGCACGCCGTGGACGTCGCGGGCGGCGCCGACGCTGAGTCCGGGCTGCGCCGACAGGTGTGGGACCGCGCACTGAGCTGGTTCGTCTCGTCGTACCCGTTGCTCGGGGGCATCGCGTCGGGCATGCGGATCGTGGCCGACAGCGCTGTGGCGCGCAGCGCGGAGATCAGCGTCGCCGCAGTCGATCCGGGGCTGGGGGAGATCTACATCAACCCGCACGTTGCACTCGACGAGGACGAATGGCGGTTCGTGCTGGCTCACGAGATGCTGCACGCCGCGCTGCGGCACACCGACCGCATCGGCCGCCGTGACCCCTACCTGTTCAACGTCGCCTGCGACTACGTGATCAACGGGTGGTTGATCGAGATGCAGGTAGGGGCGATGCCGGCCGGAGCGTTGCACGACGCCGCACTGGCCGGGCTCACTGCGGAGGAGGTCTACGACCGCATTGTCACCGACCTGCGCCGGTTACGCCGCCTGGCCACCATGGGCGGCAAGGGCAAACCCGACATGCTGCCGCACTCGCTGCCCGGACGGATCAACGACGGCACCGGCCTCGACGAGTTCTATCGCCGCGCCCTGCTGACCGGATTCGATTACCAGACCGGCCTGGGCCGGGGGTTGCTGCCCGCCGGGCTGGTCGAGGAGATCAAGGCGCTGCTGCAACCTCCACTGCCGTGGGACGCCAAGCTCGCGCAGTGGTTCGAGGAGTTCGTTCCCGCAGCCCAGCCAATTCACAGTTATGCCAGGCCATCTCGACGCCAGACCGCCAGCCCCGACATCCCCCGGCCCGGCCGGTATCTGCCCGGTGAGCTCGCGGCACGTGCCACGTTCGGCGTCGTGCTCGACACTTCCGCATCGATGGACCGCCGTCTGCTCGGAAAAGCGCTCGGCGCCATCGCCTCCTACGCGGCGAGCCGCGATGTCGTCGCCGCCAGAGTCGTCTACTGTGACGCCGCACCTTACGACGCCGGTTACCTGTCACCCGATGATCTCGCCGGGCGCGTGCGGTTGTCCGGGCGCGGCGGCACGGTGCTGCAGCCCGCAATCACGCTGCTGGAGAACGCAGAAGACTTCCCGGCGGCCGCGCCGGTGCTCGTCATCACCGATGGTTGGTGTGACCCGCTGCGCATCCGCAGGGAGCATGCATACCTCGTTCCCCAAGGTGCCCAGCTGCCGTTCCAGCCGCGTGGCCCGGTGTTCGTGTTCAAGTAG
- a CDS encoding DUF7937 domain-containing protein has translation MSDQRYDAPATVQVATTAAPVVARSPRVGYVPTRTNRVRDGLAVALLLLALLVPWNIEFGVGVPASDGSMFGALGVVTLLAVAAALAPHLGPFRLAAPSPDVRRTSRVRLVLSVAYLVVVIVFVGYHVVQTVRNGGTGAVPPGVGPGMLLGVAGALLAAQPPLTSITIEDNKFRRWYAVARVIGFLSIALATLSVAFNLYWRLRYLFVTQVDFGGHDIAVIVSTLLYGAEAMIALVIASRWLTERTAAARLATTAIGISGAIAATLVWIAGIGRDIDAFHGIAQNTSTAAVGYEGYLAWAAAAAIVAPTTLYAVFLIKPPTIGAYRGAAQKCLTLIAFWAFAAAALRVVDYLIALSLDLPRALYDSVAMAVFSFATGYIARWLHRQLGKGVTSVTVTAAFSAVLFVFTVADLAIGVALAPRYAAPAPAAIYGNNLAQQITSTFDVVVGVLSLVVLAVMLFTGPLAGYLVRRDTRANPAPPAPPAATEEISAPPTIVRQPQAAAVPRIVRLKEDSTRVLAAPPTTELQTPTTTLRIQRRPSQPPSTPETPPAER, from the coding sequence GTGAGCGACCAGCGTTACGACGCGCCCGCCACCGTGCAGGTGGCGACGACGGCTGCGCCAGTGGTGGCGCGGTCCCCGCGCGTCGGCTATGTGCCCACCCGCACCAATCGGGTGCGCGACGGGCTTGCGGTCGCGCTCCTGCTCCTGGCGCTGCTGGTGCCGTGGAACATCGAATTCGGGGTCGGGGTGCCGGCCAGTGACGGGTCGATGTTCGGTGCGCTGGGGGTTGTGACCTTGCTGGCCGTGGCGGCCGCGCTCGCGCCGCACCTCGGCCCGTTCCGGCTCGCCGCGCCGTCTCCCGATGTCCGGCGCACCAGCCGGGTGCGGCTCGTGTTGAGCGTCGCCTACCTGGTGGTCGTGATCGTCTTCGTGGGCTATCACGTGGTGCAGACGGTCCGCAACGGTGGGACCGGCGCGGTGCCACCAGGCGTCGGGCCGGGCATGCTGCTGGGCGTCGCGGGCGCATTGCTGGCCGCGCAGCCGCCCCTCACGTCGATCACGATCGAAGACAACAAGTTTCGCCGCTGGTACGCGGTGGCGCGAGTGATCGGGTTCCTCTCGATCGCACTGGCCACGCTGTCGGTGGCGTTCAACCTGTACTGGCGGCTGCGGTATCTCTTCGTGACGCAGGTGGACTTCGGCGGTCACGACATCGCCGTCATCGTCAGCACCCTGCTCTACGGCGCCGAGGCGATGATCGCGCTCGTCATCGCGTCGCGCTGGCTCACCGAGAGGACCGCCGCGGCCCGGCTGGCCACCACCGCGATCGGTATCTCGGGGGCGATCGCCGCCACGCTGGTGTGGATCGCAGGCATCGGCCGCGACATCGATGCGTTCCACGGCATCGCGCAGAACACCTCGACCGCCGCTGTGGGCTACGAGGGCTATCTCGCGTGGGCCGCGGCCGCCGCGATCGTCGCACCGACGACGCTGTACGCCGTATTCCTCATCAAACCGCCGACCATCGGGGCGTATCGCGGTGCCGCGCAGAAATGCTTGACGCTCATCGCGTTCTGGGCCTTCGCGGCGGCCGCGCTGCGTGTCGTCGACTACCTGATCGCCCTGTCGCTCGACCTGCCGCGGGCGCTGTACGACAGCGTCGCGATGGCGGTGTTCAGCTTCGCCACGGGTTACATCGCACGGTGGCTGCACCGCCAACTCGGCAAAGGCGTGACGTCGGTGACCGTGACCGCGGCGTTCAGTGCGGTGTTGTTCGTGTTCACGGTCGCCGATTTGGCCATCGGCGTGGCGCTGGCGCCCCGCTACGCCGCACCGGCGCCCGCCGCGATCTACGGCAACAACCTGGCCCAGCAGATCACCAGCACCTTCGACGTCGTCGTGGGTGTGCTGAGCCTCGTCGTGCTGGCCGTCATGCTGTTCACCGGCCCGCTGGCGGGCTATCTGGTGCGCAGGGACACCCGCGCCAACCCGGCGCCCCCGGCGCCGCCTGCGGCCACCGAGGAGATCTCCGCGCCGCCGACCATCGTGCGCCAGCCGCAAGCCGCTGCCGTACCGAGAATCGTTCGGCTCAAAGAGGATTCGACCCGGGTGTTGGCCGCCCCGCCGACCACTGAGCTTCAGACGCCGACGACGACTCTGCGGATCCAGCGTCGCCCGTCACAGCCGCCGTCGACACCTGAGACCCCGCCCGCGGAGCGTTAA
- a CDS encoding AAA family ATPase yields the protein MTPAQLPEILLHVAVVRPVFLWGAPGIGKSSLVQKFAESLGLECVTMIGTQLAPEDLIGVPQIVDGRSRFCPPESIARDEPYCLFLDELNAASADVQKAFYSLILDRRIGNYELPDGSIVIGAGNRAADNALARPMASALANRLVHVHLRASTTDWLQWAVQSAIHPWVIDYLTERPDHLWSAAPKIEAPFSTPRSWHMLSDALHSWGPDIAPEVLQVLAHGTLTANHAGNFCGWAKIVRNQYGIEAILKGDAGWPRRPEDRDLLYYLADALRARLVKELPASRDHGSAAAQQLAFKAKGLIVELAELSLEIAQAVLAAGDDADRGDLPPWFLVEVARDVPRLAQARQ from the coding sequence GTGACGCCGGCGCAGCTGCCGGAGATATTGCTGCATGTCGCGGTGGTGCGGCCGGTGTTCCTGTGGGGTGCGCCGGGCATCGGCAAGTCGAGTCTCGTGCAGAAGTTCGCCGAGTCGTTGGGCTTGGAGTGCGTCACGATGATCGGCACCCAGTTGGCTCCCGAGGATCTGATCGGGGTGCCGCAGATCGTCGACGGCCGGTCCCGGTTCTGCCCACCGGAATCCATTGCGCGGGATGAGCCTTACTGCCTGTTCCTCGACGAACTCAACGCCGCGAGTGCCGATGTGCAGAAGGCGTTCTACTCGTTGATCCTGGACCGCCGGATCGGTAATTACGAACTGCCGGATGGCAGCATCGTCATCGGTGCGGGCAACCGCGCGGCCGACAACGCGCTCGCGCGACCGATGGCCAGCGCGTTGGCCAACCGGCTCGTGCACGTGCACTTGAGGGCCAGCACCACCGATTGGCTGCAGTGGGCCGTACAGTCGGCGATCCACCCGTGGGTCATCGACTATCTGACCGAGCGGCCGGACCACCTGTGGTCGGCGGCTCCCAAGATCGAGGCCCCGTTCTCCACGCCCCGCTCCTGGCACATGCTGTCCGATGCGCTGCACTCGTGGGGCCCGGACATCGCGCCGGAAGTGCTGCAGGTACTGGCCCACGGCACCTTGACGGCCAATCACGCAGGCAATTTCTGCGGGTGGGCCAAGATCGTGCGCAATCAGTACGGCATCGAGGCGATCCTCAAGGGCGACGCGGGCTGGCCGCGGCGCCCCGAAGACCGAGACCTGTTGTACTACCTCGCCGATGCGCTGCGGGCTCGGCTGGTCAAGGAGCTGCCCGCCAGTCGAGACCACGGTTCGGCGGCTGCGCAGCAATTGGCGTTCAAGGCAAAAGGACTCATCGTCGAGCTGGCCGAGCTCTCGCTCGAGATCGCTCAGGCGGTCCTGGCGGCCGGTGATGATGCCGACCGTGGTGACCTGCCGCCGTGGTTCCTGGTCGAGGTGGCCCGCGACGTGCCACGCTTGGCCCAAGCCCGCCAATGA